From one Desulfurobacterium thermolithotrophum DSM 11699 genomic stretch:
- a CDS encoding RNA-binding S4 domain-containing protein translates to MRLDQFLKLSRIVKRRSQAKELCDLKVVKVNGQVAKPSREVKVGDTIEIDTVSRYVKFTVREIPSGKNVSKKKARELIEIIEDKKKDIREIIDLL, encoded by the coding sequence GTGAGGTTAGATCAGTTTCTCAAACTATCAAGAATAGTAAAGAGGAGAAGTCAGGCAAAGGAACTATGTGACTTAAAGGTTGTTAAAGTAAACGGTCAAGTAGCAAAACCTTCAAGAGAAGTAAAAGTAGGCGATACTATTGAAATAGATACGGTTTCAAGATATGTAAAGTTTACAGTTCGTGAAATTCCTTCTGGAAAGAATGTTTCCAAGAAAAAAGCCAGAGAGCTCATTGAGATTATAGAGGATAAGAAAAAAGATATAAGAGAAATAATAGATCTTCTCTGA
- a CDS encoding lipopolysaccharide assembly protein LapA domain-containing protein, whose translation MTFKQYFYVLMVALIVIGVTLFALYNFQDVSVTIPFVGIFHTKVFVVIVFSFVAGFLAAGFLSLILKIVSIPSNIRSKRKESEVRSVSQTIKNSKEEKSGKGTM comes from the coding sequence ATGACTTTCAAACAATACTTTTATGTTTTAATGGTAGCTCTTATTGTCATTGGTGTTACGCTTTTTGCACTCTATAATTTTCAGGATGTCAGCGTAACAATACCCTTTGTTGGAATATTTCATACAAAAGTTTTTGTTGTTATCGTATTTTCCTTTGTTGCCGGTTTTTTGGCAGCAGGTTTTCTTTCTTTAATTTTGAAGATAGTTTCTATTCCGTCAAATATAAGGAGTAAGAGGAAAGAAAGTGAGGTTAGATCAGTTTCTCAAACTATCAAGAATAGTAAAGAGGAGAAGTCAGGCAAAGGAACTATGTGA
- a CDS encoding DUF4149 domain-containing protein — MFFFLKSLYLYCVALWVGSMFFFTVIGAPAAFKIFKKEEAGKYTGFIFPKYFVLGNLFGLLALVSFYILVKESMTIVAWLNLLFLLVMNMSNFINGFFITPRANSLKMEYYRTRDESYYNSFLKLHGVSMALNGLNLLLGFMIIGITSLYLTF, encoded by the coding sequence ATGTTCTTCTTTTTAAAGTCTCTTTATCTCTATTGTGTAGCATTATGGGTGGGTAGTATGTTTTTCTTTACAGTTATTGGAGCTCCTGCTGCGTTTAAAATCTTTAAGAAAGAAGAAGCAGGAAAATACACAGGTTTTATTTTTCCTAAGTATTTTGTCTTAGGAAATTTATTTGGTTTATTGGCTCTTGTATCTTTCTACATTTTAGTAAAAGAATCAATGACTATTGTTGCCTGGTTAAATCTTCTTTTCTTGCTTGTTATGAATATGTCTAATTTCATTAATGGATTTTTTATCACTCCAAGAGCAAACTCTCTAAAAATGGAATACTACAGGACAAGAGATGAAAGTTACTATAATTCCTTTCTAAAGCTTCATGGTGTATCAATGGCTTTGAACGGTTTAAATTTACTCTTAGGGTTCATGATCATAGGAATTACTTCCCTTTACTTAACCTTTTAG
- the folD gene encoding bifunctional methylenetetrahydrofolate dehydrogenase/methenyltetrahydrofolate cyclohydrolase FolD — MAVILDGKALSKKIRNQLKEEVEELKEKAGREPALAVVLVGNDPASEIYVRNKIKACENVGIRSIDRKLPANITQEELNNVVRELNEDKTVDGIIVQLPLPEHLSCREVINYISPEKDVDGFHPVNVGKAVIGLYDEGLMPCTPAGVMKFFEEYNILLEGKNAVMVGHSNIVGKPLANMLLNANATVSVCHVYTNDLAYYTRNADILCVATGVPHLIKEDMVKEGAVVIDIGISRVNGKIVGDVDFERVKEKAAAITPVPGGVGPMTITMLLYNTVKAFKMRMGY; from the coding sequence ATGGCAGTTATACTCGATGGGAAGGCACTCTCTAAAAAAATTAGGAATCAGCTAAAAGAGGAAGTTGAGGAATTAAAGGAAAAAGCAGGAAGAGAACCTGCATTGGCTGTAGTCTTAGTTGGAAATGATCCTGCGAGTGAGATTTATGTCAGGAACAAGATAAAAGCTTGTGAAAACGTTGGTATTAGGTCTATTGATAGAAAGCTTCCTGCAAATATTACACAAGAAGAACTAAACAATGTTGTTAGAGAGCTTAATGAAGACAAAACAGTTGACGGAATAATCGTTCAGCTTCCACTTCCAGAGCACCTTTCATGTAGGGAAGTCATCAACTACATATCTCCAGAAAAGGACGTTGACGGTTTCCATCCAGTTAACGTCGGAAAAGCAGTTATCGGACTTTACGATGAGGGTTTAATGCCATGTACTCCTGCAGGAGTTATGAAGTTCTTTGAAGAATACAACATCTTGCTTGAAGGTAAAAACGCAGTAATGGTTGGACATAGCAACATTGTTGGTAAGCCTTTAGCTAACATGCTTTTAAATGCAAATGCAACTGTTTCGGTTTGTCATGTTTATACCAACGATCTTGCTTACTATACCCGTAACGCGGATATTTTGTGTGTTGCAACAGGAGTTCCGCATCTTATAAAAGAAGATATGGTAAAAGAAGGAGCTGTTGTCATAGATATTGGTATCAGCAGAGTAAACGGGAAGATAGTTGGTGATGTTGACTTTGAAAGAGTAAAAGAAAAGGCAGCAGCAATCACTCCTGTACCAGGTGGCGTAGGACCAATGACAATTACAATGCTTCTTTACAATACAGTAAAAGCTTTCAAGATGAGGATGGGTTATTGA
- a CDS encoding ATP-binding protein has protein sequence MKVVSYIDQGLCIGCKICIEVCPMGVFVMSGEKAVVMNPEKCNGCEICVENCPVDAITLKWTDL, from the coding sequence TTGAAAGTAGTTTCTTATATAGATCAAGGGCTCTGCATAGGCTGTAAGATTTGTATTGAAGTTTGTCCAATGGGTGTTTTTGTAATGAGTGGTGAAAAAGCAGTTGTGATGAATCCAGAAAAATGCAATGGTTGTGAAATATGTGTTGAGAATTGTCCAGTTGATGCAATAACTTTAAAATGGACAGATTTATAG